Proteins from one Procambarus clarkii isolate CNS0578487 chromosome 40, FALCON_Pclarkii_2.0, whole genome shotgun sequence genomic window:
- the LOC138372831 gene encoding uncharacterized protein codes for MAAASVDTMAAASVDTMAAASVDTMAAASVGTMAAASVDTMAAASVDTMAAASVDTMAAASVDTMAAASVDTMAAASVDTMAAASVDTMAAASVDTMAAASVGTMAAASVDTMAAASVDTMAAASVDTMAAASVDTMAAASVDTMAAASVDTMAAASVDTMAAASVDTMAAASVDTMAAASVDTMAAASVDTMAAASVDTMAAASVDTVAAASVDTMAAASVDTMAAASVDTVAAASVDTMAAASVDTMAAASVDTMAAASVDTMAAASVDTMAAASVDTMAAASVDTMAAASVDTMAAASVDTMAAASVDTMAAASVDTMAAASVDTMAAASVDTMAAASVDTMAAASVDTMAAASVDTMAAASVDTMAAASVDTMAAASVDTMAAASVDTMAAASVDTMAAASVDTMAAASHFLTNFLIIHCIFTSTFP; via the coding sequence ATGGCAGCTGCCAGTGTGGACACTATGGCAGCTGCCAGTGTGGACACTATGGCAGCTGCCAGTGTGGACACTATGGCAGCTGCCAGTGTGGGCACTATGGCAGCTGCCAGTGTGGACACTATGGCAGCTGCCAGTGTGGACACTATGGCAGCTGCCAGTGTGGACACTATGGCAGCTGCCAGTGTGGACACTATGGCAGCTGCCAGTGTGGACACTATGGCAGCTGCCAGTGTGGACACTATGGCAGCTGCCAGTGTGGACACTATGGCAGCTGCCAGTGTGGACACTATGGCAGCTGCCAGTGTGGGCACTATGGCAGCTGCCAGTGTGGACACTATGGCAGCTGCCAGTGTGGACACTATGGCAGCTGCCAGTGTGGACACTATGGCAGCTGCCAGTGTGGACACTATGGCAGCTGCCAGTGTGGACACTATGGCAGCTGCCAGTGTGGACACTATGGCAGCTGCCAGTGTGGACACTATGGCAGCTGCCAGTGTGGACACTATGGCAGCTGCCAGTGTGGACACTATGGCAGCTGCCAGTGTGGACACTATGGCAGCTGCCAGTGTGGACACTATGGCAGCTGCCAGTGTGGACACTATGGCAGCTGCCAGTGTGGACACTGTGGCAGCTGCCAGTGTGGACACTATGGCAGCTGCCAGTGTGGACACTATGGCAGCTGCCAGTGTGGACACTGTGGCAGCTGCCAGTGTGGACACTATGGCAGCTGCCAGTGTGGACACTATGGCAGCTGCCAGTGTGGACACTATGGCAGCTGCCAGTGTGGACACTATGGCAGCTGCCAGTGTGGACACTATGGCAGCTGCCAGTGTGGACACTATGGCAGCTGCCAGTGTGGACACTATGGCAGCTGCCAGTGTGGACACTATGGCAGCTGCCAGTGTGGACACTATGGCAGCTGCCAGTGTGGACACTATGGCAGCTGCCAGTGTGGACACTATGGCAGCTGCCAGTGTGGACACTATGGCAGCTGCCAGTGTGGACACTATGGCAGCTGCCAGTGTGGACACTATGGCAGCTGCCAGTGTGGACACTATGGCAGCTGCCAGTGTGGACACTATGGCAGCTGCCAGTGTGGACACTATGGCAGCTGCCAGTGTGGACACTATGGCAGCTGCCAGTGTGGACACTATGGCAGCTGCCAGTGTGGACACTATGGCAGCTGCCAGTGTGGACACTATGGCAGCTGCCAGTGTGGACACTATGGCAGCTGCCAGTCACTTCCTCACCAATTTCCTCATCATTCACTGTATATTCACCTCCACTTTTCCCTAA